The proteins below are encoded in one region of Belonocnema kinseyi isolate 2016_QV_RU_SX_M_011 chromosome 3, B_treatae_v1, whole genome shotgun sequence:
- the LOC117169912 gene encoding uncharacterized protein LOC117169912, with translation MLFGLISIITLVFFVAPLSSSRLYELKAGTRGPVDKLVGQKFVRKRAFPMKFATAMVTLRTWRNETIFEILATDLKINGKGAVITILRNGLGYKDVTLKLRSQWCNGIDYHIRLYGHFVNETIS, from the coding sequence ATGCTATTTGGTTTGATATCTATTATAACATTGGTTTTTTTTGTGGCACCATTATCATCATCTAGACTATACGAGTTAAAAGCTGGGACAAGAGGTCCAGTCGATAAACTTGTTGGACAAAAATTTGTACGCAAGAGGGCCTTTCCGATGAAGTTCGCTACAGCGATGGTTACTTTGAGAACTTGGAGAAATGAGACAATTTTTGAGATTCTAGctacagatttaaaaattaatggaaaaggAGCTGTTATCACAATACTTAGAAATGGTTTAGGATACAAAGATGTCACTTTGAAGCTGAGGAGTCAATGGTGCAATGGAATAGATTATCACATCAGGTTGTATGGTCACTTCGTCAATGAAACAATCTCTTAA